The genomic DNA TACCCCGCCGCCAGTACCAGAACATCGGAATGAGTCCTGCCGCGAGTCCCCCGAGACCGATGGCGAGCGGCGCGGCGGGCAGCTCCACCAGCGACTCGTAGAAGACCCACGACATGAAAGCGGCCCCCGCCAGCGGCCACACCCCGCCCAGCAGCAGCTCCCGGACCGACGACAGCAGCACGCGGCGGTACGCGACGACGGCGGCGAGCCCGGCGAGCCCGTGGGAGAAGGCGAGCTGCAGGCCCATCGCACCGACCGCGCCGGACACGACGTCACCGACCGAGTCGAACGCGTTCGACGCGGCGAACAGCGCCAGCGCGACCCCGCCGACGGCGGCGACGGCCACCCACGGGGTGTTCCGCCGCCGGTGCACCAGCCCGAACGCGGACGGCACCGTGTGGTCCCGGCCCATCGTGAACAGCGTCCGCGTCACCTGGATCAGCGTCGTCTCCAGCGTCACCACGGTCGACAGCACCACCGCCACCACGAGCAGCCTCCCGCCGACCCCGGGCCAGACCGCGTCGCAGAGCAGGGCGAGGGTGCCGGCACCGCTCCGTGCGGTGGTCCCCTCCGTCGCCAGCACCACGTTGACCGCCAGGGTGAACGCCTCGAGCAGCAGGAAGACCGTCCCCGCCCCGATGAACACCGGCAGCACCGACCGGCGCCGGACGCCCCGCGCCTCCTCGCCGGGGCAGCCGGTGGCGTGCCAGCTCCGGTAGGAGAACGCCGCGACCAGCGCGCCCGCGGCGACGCCCGACACCCCGCAGAAGTCCCCGGACCCCAGCCACGACCAGTCGAACGCGGCCGCCGTGCCGTTGCGCGCCACCGCGCCCAGCACGAACAGCAGGAGGACCGCCAGCTCGACGCCCGAGACGATCGTCCGCGCCCGTGCGGTCAACCGGGCCCCCACCAGTGCCACCAGCAGCATCATCACCAACCAGCACGCCCCGGCCGCCGTCGCCGGCCAGGTGCCCCTCGCCAGCTCGGGGTCGAACAGGGTGAGCGTCAGCATCCCCGCCGGCAGCGCGCCCGCCACCATGAACAGCGTCGTCGACACGACCAGCGCCCACCCGCACAGGAAGCCCAGGAACGGATGGAGGGTCCGTCCCACCCACGAGTACGCGGCGCCCGCGTTCACGTCGAGCCGTTCGAGCCTTCCGTAGGCCAGCACGATGCCCAGCACGGGCAGCACGCAGTACAGCAGCGCGGCGGGGGCGGCGAGCCCGGCGGCCCCGACGAGCACGGCGGCCGTCACGACCGGCGAGTAGGCCGGGATGCCGCCCGCGGCCGCCCTCACGACGGTGCCGAACGTGCCCGGCACATCGGGTCGGAACCCTCTGCCGGAAGAGTTGCGCATGCCGAACGTCCTTGACTGGCAGGGGAAATGTCGCGGGGGACAGCCGCATCGTAGTGCCGCTCCCGGAACCCGGAGGTCGGGAGCGGTCCACACGCGCCACACCCTCGGCGCCGGCCGGCCGGAGGGCCGGCCCGCCCACCGGTCCCTCGCCCGCGGACGGGTTCGGCGGCGCCGTCCCGGGCCCGACCGCCGGCACCTCCGCCTCCGCGGGTCTTCCACACGCACGAGTGAACCCCACCGTTCGACCCGCGTACCGCCCGCGTACCGCCCGCGTTCCACCCGCGTTCCACCGCTGTCCGCCCGCGGGCCCGACCCCGGCATCCGGCCACCGCCCCGGCGCGGCCGCGGGCGGACCCGCCGGGACGGAAGGGGACGGCCGGGCCCCGGCGCGGCCGCGGGATGCGGCCGCACCCGCGGCACGGGAGCGGCACGGGAGCGGCCCCGGCCGCGCTGCCGGGTGCCAAAGCCGCTCCCGTACGGGAGGCCGGAGCTCCTCCCCGTGTCGGGGAGCGGAGCCCCTCCCGAGCCCGGGTGCCGGGCCGCCCCCGTCGGAGGCCGGAGGCCGGAGGCCGGAGGGCGGAGGGTGGCGGGCGGATTCCGCGTCGGCGAGCACGCCGCGAAGTGACCCCCGCCACCCGGCCGCCCCCCGGCCGGCCGGTAGGGTTCCGGCCCGTGAGCAGGCCATCCAGCAGCCAGGACGCCCCCCGTCCCGCCGACACCGTCACCGTCGTGGGCATCGGCGCCGACGGCTGGCCCGGCCTGCCCGAGGCGTCCCGCGCCGCCCTGCGCGCCGCGGACGTGGTCCTCGGCGGCGGCGCCCGCCAGCTCGGCCTGCTGCCGGCGGAGGTGACGGCCGAGCGCGTGCCGTGGCCCAGCCCCCTGCGCCCGGCCGTCCCCGCCCTGCTCGCGGCGCACGCCGGCAGGGCGGTCGCGGTCCTGGCGAGCGGCGACCCCATGTTCCACGGCGTCGGCCGCGCCCTCGCGGAGGTCCTCGGCCCGGACCGGCTGCGCGTCCTGCCGCACCCGTCCTCCGTCGCGTACGCCTGCGCCCGCCTGGGCTGGCCGCAGGAGGACACCGAGACGGTCACCCTGGTCGGCCGCCCCCTCGACACCCTGTCCGCCGCGCTCCACGACGGCCGCCGCCTGCTCGTGCTGAGCGCCGGCGCGGGCACCCCCGCCGAGGTGGCCGCCCTGCTGCGCGCCCGCGGCTACGGCCCGAGCCGCCTGCGCGTGCTGGAGCAGCTGGGGCACCCGGACCGCGAACGCGCCCTGCGCGGCACCGCCGACGGCTGGCCGCACCCGCCGGGCGATCCCCTGAACATCGTCGCCGTCGAGTGCGTCCGCGCCCCCGGCGCCCCGCGCCTCGGAGCCGTACCGGGCCTCCCCGACGACGCGTACGAACACGACGGGCAGCTCACCAAGCGCCACGTCCGCGCCGCGACGCTCGCCGCGCTGGCGCCCGCGCCGGGCGAGCTGCTGTGGGACGTCGGCGGCGGCTCCGGTTCCGTCGGCGTCGAGTGGATGCGCGTCCACCGCGCGTGCCGTGCGATCGCGGTCGAACGCGACCCGGTACGGGCGGAGCGGATCACCCGCAACGCCGCCGCGCTCGGCGTGCCGGGCCTGCGCGTGGTCACCGCCGCCGCACCGGACGGACTCACCGGCCTCGACGCACCGGACGCCGTCTTCGTCGGAGGCGGCCTCACCACGCCCGGCCTGCTCGACGCCTGCTGGTCGGCGCTGCGCCCCGGGGGCCGGCTGGTCGCGAACACCGTGACGCTGGAGTCGGAGGCGCTGCTCGCCGAGCGGTACCGGCGGCACGGCGGCGAACTCGTCCGGCTCGCGGTCGCGCACGCCGTGCCGGTGGGCGGCTTCACCGGCTGGCGGCAGGCGATGCCGGTCACGCAGTGGTCCGTAACGAAGGCGGGAGCAGAGGAACAATGACGGTCTACTTCATCGGCGCGGGCCCCGGTGCCGCCGACCTGATCACGGTGCGGGGCGCCCGCACCCTCGCCTCCTGCCGGGTGTGCCTGTACGCGGGCTCACTGGTCCCGGAGGAGCTGCTGGCCGAGTGCCCGCCGGACGCGCGGCTCGTCGACACGGCCCGCATGGACCTGGACGCCATCACCGCGGAGCTGGTCGCCGCCCACGCGGCGGGCCACGACGTGGCGCGGCTGCACTCCGGCGACCCGTCCGTGTTCAGCGCGGTCGCCGAGCAGATGCGGCGCCTCGACGCGGCGGGCGTGCCGTACGAGGTGGTGCCGGGCGTCCCCGCCTTCGCGGCGGCCGCGGCGGCGCTGAAGCGGGAGCTGACCGTCCCGACGGTCGGCCAGACCGTGATCCTGACCCGGATCGCCCGGCAGGCCACGCCCATGCCGGAGGGCGAGGACCTGGCGACGCTCGGCCGCAGCGGGGCCCTGCTGGTGCTCCACCTCGCGGCACGGTACGTCGACCGCGTCGTCGCCGAGCTCGTCCCGAACTACGGCGAGGACTGCCCGGCCGCCGTCGTCGCCATGGCGAGCCGCCCGGACGAGGTGGTGCTGCGCGGCACCCTCGCGGACATCGCCGCGCGGACGAAGGCGGCGGGCGTCACCCGCACGGCGGTGATCATCGTCGGGCGGACGCTGGCGGCGACGGAGTTCCGCGACAGCCACCTGTACTCGCCGGAGCGGGACCGGCACTCCTGCGGGTGATCCGCCGTCGGGCCGGGACGCCTGCGGGTGATCCGCCGTCGGGCCGGGACGGACCCACCGCCGGGCCGGGATGAGAAACCCCACACGGGAAAACCCGGGAACGGGGGCAACCGCGTTGAATGCCCCGGTTCGGTCGGCGGTGGAGCATTCCCTTCCGTGACCGGCCGGGCCGGGTGGGTCCCGGCTCCCTTCACCGTGCGGCGGTTCGGTCCCTACGATCGTTCGACCACCGACGTGCTCCGTCGCGTTCACGACTTCCGCTCCCGAGAAAGAGCATCCGTGAAGACCAGACGTACTCCCGCAACGGCCGTCGCCGCTGCCGTCATCGCGCCCGTCGTCCTCCTCGCCGCCTCCCCGGCGTACGCGGCGACGGCGACCCCGCCGCCCGCGCCGCCGGCCGTGTCCGAGCCGTCCGGGGCGCGGGGGCCGTCCGGGTTCGGGAAGGGCAGGTCCGTCGCGGACCTGGAGAAGGCCGTCGCGGAGGCCCGCAAGGCGTACGACGCCGCGATGGCCGCCAAGGCGGCCGCCTACGAGAAGCTGCTGGTGGCGGTCTCCGACACCACGCCGGAGGCCCTCGCGGCCGCCGCCGCCGGGAAGGAGGCCATCGCCGCCGCCGCCGCGCACACCGCCGCGGTGAAGGTGCTGGAGGAGGCCGAGGCGAAGCTCGCCGCCCTGCCGGACACGGCCGCCCCGGAGGCGCGGACGGCCGCCGAGAAGGCCGTCGCGGACGCCCGGACCGCCGTCGAGGAGGCCGCCGCGGAGAAGACCGCCGCGGACGGGAAGCGGGCCGAGGCCGGCAAGGCCCTCGACGACATGCGCGTCGCCGCCTTCCGGGCGGACCACCTGGCGGGGGAAGCGGTCAAGAAGGCCGCCGCCGACCTGGCCACCGCCGAGAAGGCGCTCGCGGACGCGAAGAAGGAGGAGGACGACGACGGCATGTGCGACGGGGACGACCGCCTCGTCGCCGAGCTGACCGGCCTGCCCGAGAAGGTGACCGCGGGCAGCACCGTCGACCTCACCGTCCGCGTCACCAACAACACCGGCGAGGCGGTGGACCGCGCGTACGCCCAGGTCACCCTCGCACCCGGCACGAAGGACCTCGTCACCCTCTTCGAGCCCCAGTACTCCACGGGCGCGTCCGCCACGTGGCGCGACTGGAACTCCTGGGGCATCGCCGTGAACGTCGGCGGGCTGAAGCCCGGGGCCCACGCCGACCTCAGGCTGCGGCTGAACCCGGCTGCGACGCTGAAGGACTGGTCGGGCCGCGTCGAGGTGAACGGCTGGTACGAGCGCGGCGACGACTGCGGCGCCAACACCACGCTGAAGCTCCACAGCTTCCAGGTCGTCGCGGCCCCGGTCGCGAGTCCGCCGCCGGCCCCGTCGCCGCAGGGCGGCACGACCACCCCGGTCGGGACGACCACGACGGCCACCACGCCGACGGCCGGGACGCTTGCCAGGACCGGTTCGTCCGATGCCCTGAACGGTCTCGCCGCCACCGCCGGCGCGGCGATCACCCTGGGCGCCGCCGCGGTCTACGGCACGCGCCGCCGCCGCTCGACCGGAGCCTGACGCCCGCACGCCCCGGGCGCCCCCACCCCGGCGGGCGCCCGGAACCCGATGGCCGGAACCCGATGGCCGGACCCACAGGCCGGAACCCGAAGGTCCCGACCGTCGGCAGCCAGGCCCGGCGGGCCGGGGCCTTCCGCACGCGGTGCGCGCACCACGCGCGCGGTGAGGGTGTGCCCGACCGCCGCCGTCCGGACGGGCGGGCACCGCCGAGCCGGACACACCGTCCCGCACCCCCGCGGAACCACGGGGCCCGCAAGGTCCCGCCGCGTCCCGCCGCGTCCCGCCGCGTCCCGCCGCGTCCCGCCGCGTTCGGGCACGTCCGGCCGCGTCCGGGTGCTCAGCCCAGGATGCCGCGGTCGTAGGCGGTCGCCACGGCGGCCGCGCGGTCCTTCACGCCGAGCTTGCCGTACAGGTGCGTCAGATGGGTCTTCACCGTCGCCTCGCTGATGAACAGCTCGCGTGCGATCTCGCGGTTGGAGGTACCCCTGGCGACCAGTTCGAGTACTTCGCGCTCGCGGGCCGACAGGGCGCGGTCCGCCGGCAGGGCGGGCCTCCTGACGGCCGATACCAGGCGGGAGGCGACGGCGGGCGACAGGACCGCCCGCCCCTCGGCCGCCGCCCGGACCGCCGCGAACAGGTCCTCGCGGGGCGCGTCCTTGAGCAGGTAGCCGGTGGCGCCCGCCTCGATCGCGGGGATCGTGTCGGAGTCCGTGTCGTACGTGGTGAGGACCAGCACCTTCGAGCGGGCGCCGCGCCGGGACAGCTCCGCGATGGCCTCCACCCCGCCCCCGGCCGGCATGCGCAGGTCCATCAGCACCACGTCCGGGTCGAGGCGCAGGGCGAGTTCGACGCCCTCGACGCCGCCGGCGGCCTCGCCGAGGACGTCGAAGCCCGGGTCGGAGGCGAACATGCCGCGCAGCCCGTCCCGCACCACGGGATGGTCGTCGACGATCAGCAGGGTGACGGCGGTGGTCCGGTCAGTCATGGCGCACCAACGGTACGCGGGCGCTGACGGCGGTCCCGTGGCCGGGTTCCGACTCGACGGTGACGGTGCCCGCGATGCGCTCCGCGCGGGCCCGCATGCCGTCGAGGCCGAAGCCGCCGGCGCGGGTGCGCGGCGGTACGGCGAGCGGGTCGAAGCCGCGCCCGTCGTCCCGTACGTCCAGGGTGATCTCGTCGTCCATGTACGAGAGGGTGACCCCGGCGCGGCGGGCGCCCGCGTGCCGGGCCGCGTTGGAGAGGGCCTCCTGGCCGATCCGCAGCAGGGTCGCGGCGACCTCGTCGTGCAGCGGCTCCTCCGTGCCGGTCACCGTGAACCGGGCGTCCGCGCCCGTTCGGTCGGCCCACTCGGCGACGGCCTTCTCCAGCGCCCGGGGGAGCGTGTCGTGCTCCAGCGCGGACGGGGAGAGGTTCTGCACGGAGCGCCGCGCCTCGCCGAGGGAGCGGCGTGCCAGTGCCTGGGCCCGGTCCAGGTGCTCGCGCGCCGCGTCCGGGTCGGCGGTGGTGGCGACGGCCTGGAGCTGGGCGATGACGCCGGTCAGGCCCTGGGCGATCGTGTCGTGGATCTCGGCGGCGAGGCGGCGGCGCTCGTCGGCGACGCCCGCCTCGCGGGCCTGGACCACGAGTTGGGCGTGGAGGGCGGCGTTCTCGGCGAGGGCGGACTCCAGGGCGGCGATCGTCCGCGCCCGCTCGGCCGCCTTCTCCGCCTCCTTGTCCTCCAGGTGGTCCATGACGACGGCGAGGGCCGCGTTGAGGACGAACAGCGCCCCGAACGCGGCCCAGTTCATCGGTGAGGCGGGCGGCAGGCCGCCGGACTGGGAGCCGGCCATGGTGACGGCGGTGACCGCGAGCCCGACGCGGGCGGCGCGCGGCGGGAGCAGGCGTCGGGCCTCGAAGTAGCCGAGGCAGGCGTAGACGGCGAAGAACGGGTTCAGCCAGGTGAGGACGAACGCGAGGAGGGTGCGGAGGGTGAAGTACACCCGCCCCGCGGCCGTCCCCTCCGGCAGCCCCCGCCCGGCGGCCCCGGCCCCGGCCCCGGCACCGGCACCGGCACCGGCGGTACGACCCGCACCACCCGTACCACGGGGCACGTCCGACCCGCCGGGGCCGCACGCACCGCCGGGGCCGCCCACCTCACGGGGGCCGCCCACCTCACGGGGGCCGCCCACCTCACGGGATCCGCCCGCCTCACCGGATCCGCCCGCACGGCCGGCCCCGCCCGTACCGCCGACCCCGTCCGCATCGCCCTGCGGCCGGGGCGCGGCCCGCGTCCACCACAGCTGGAGGACCAGCGAGGCGAGGAGCGGCACCCCGGCGGCGTACGCCTCCCGCCGGGTCATCACCAGGTCGGCGGTCGCGGCGGAGAGCAGCGTCGCGAGCCCCAGCAGGGCGTACGGGCCGTACCGGAAGAACTGCGCCCACCGCTCCTCCAGCGTCGTCGTCATGCGGACCTACTCCCAGGTGAACCAGCGTCGCGCCGCGGCCGTCAGCACGGCGCTCCAGAGCGCCATGATCCCCAGGTGCGTCCACGCGGGCCAGCCCCCCGCCGCGGCCTGGTCGAGGGCCCGCGCGGCGGCACCCAGCGGCGTGAGGTGCACGATCCGCTGGAGGGCGTCCGGCATGGCGGAGACCGGCAGCCACACCCCGGCGGTGAACATCGAGGGGAAGAACACCACCGACCCCACCGCCTGCGCGATCTTGACGGTGCGGCTGACGGCCGCGACGGTCCCGCCGAGCGCCAGCGTGGTGAACGCGGCCAGGACGAAGGCGGCGAGGTACCCGGGTGCGTGGCCGGGCAGCGCCACGCCGAACACGGTCCGCCCCACGGCGAGGGCCAGCAGCCCGGACACCACCACGGCGGCGCCGTGCAGCACCACCTGCGCCCCGACGAGGGCACCGGGCCGCACCGGCGTGGTCGACATGCGGCGCAGGATGCCCCGCTCCCGGTAACCGCTGAGGACGGGCGGCATGGACTGGATGCCGGACGTGACCAGCGCCAGCAGCACGGTGACGGGGACGTACAGGTCGATGACGCGCAGACCGCCCAGGTCGGGCGACGGCTTCCGGAACGAGGGGACCGCGCCCAGCACGCACAGCAGGGCCGTCGGGAAGACCAGGATCCAGAACAGCGACGCCGGCTCCCGGAGGAAGAGGCGCGCCTCGGACCGCAGTACGGCGGCGGCGCTGCCCCTGACGGCGGCGCTCCGGGTACGGGCGGGGGCGGGGGCGGGGGCGGTCATGCGTCCAGTCCCGTCAGGTCGAGGTAGGCGTCGTCCAGGGTGGCGTCGGCGACGCGGAGGCGGAGGGCGGTGACGCCCCGCCGGGCGAGGAGCGACAGCACGGCGTCGACGGTCTCGTCGGTGCCGTGCAGGACGATCCGGCCGCCGTCCCGCTCCGCAACGGAGGCGACGGAGGGCAGATCGGCCAGCAGCCGGACGTCCAGCGGTGCGGAGGGCGTGAAGGAGACCTCGGCGTTGCGCGCGCTGCGCCCGATGAGCCCGGCCGGGGTGTCCAGCGCGGTGACCCGCCCCCCGTCGACCAGGGCGATCCGGTCGCACAACCGCTGGGCCTCCTCCATGAAGTGGGTGACCAGCAGCACGGTGACCCCGCTGTCCCGCACGTCCTCGACGAGCCGCCAGGTGTCGCGTCGGGCGCGCGGGTCGAGCCCGGTGGTCACCTCGTCCAGCACGACGACGCGGGGGCCGCCGACCAGGGCGAGCGCGATGGACAGGCGCTGCTTCTGGCCGCCGGACAGCTTCGCGAAACGCGTGTCGAGCCGGTCGGCGAGCCCGAGGCGCTCGGCGAGGGCCCGCCAGTCGGCCGGCTCCGGATGGCAGGCGGCGTACAGTTCCAGCGCCTCCCGCACGGTGATCCTCGGCTGGAGCTCGCTCTCCTGGAGCTGCACCCCCAGCAGCCGGGTGACCGCGTCGCGGTCGGCGGCGGGGTCGTACCCGGCGACGCGCACCGTCCCCCCGTCGGGCCGCCGCAGCCCTTCCACGCACTCGACGGTGGTGGTCTTGCCGGCGCCGTTGGGCCCGAGGATCCCGAAGACCTCGCCCTCCTCGACGGCGAAGGTCACCCCGTCGACGACCGTCCTGCCCCCGTAGACCTTGCGCAGGTCGTCGACCTCGATGATTCCCATGCCCAGGAGCCTCCCGCCCCCGGGCACCCGGCGGCATCCCCCACCCCGCCGGACCCGGCGTCAACCGATCGGTCGACCCCGCATACGACCCCGCCGGCGCCGCCCCGCCCGGCACCACCCCTCCCGACGGGCCGGCAGGGGTCCCCGGCCACGCCCCCGGCAGGTCCGGCGGAGGCCTTCCGGCGGCCCGGCGGACCTCGTCAGCGAGCCGTGTCGGGGCGGGCGGTGTGGTCGGGGTGGCCCGGGGTGCGGCGGGCCTCCTTCATCTCCGCCTCGTACAGGTGGCGGCGCCCCTCGGCCAGTTCCCGCACGGCGGCGCCTTCGAGGTCCTTGAACGGCCCGTAGTACGTGTCGTCGTAGGCCTCGACGATCTGGAAGGTCCAGTGGCCGGGGATGACGTTGCGGCCCAGGACCTCCGTCGCCACCCGCTCGGCCCACTCCGGGCGACCGGCCTCGCGCAGCAGCGCCACGGCCCGGTCCAGTTCGAGGTCCGCGGTGCCGGTCAGCTGGTGGAACGAGTAGAGGTGCCCGCGCGCCCGCTCCGTCGTCTCGAGGGCCTTCGACAGGGAGCCCAGGGCCTCCACCAGAACGTCGCTGAGGCCCTCGGGTCGCTGGTGGGCACGGTCGGGGCCGTCGTGGTGCGTGTGCATGATCCTGCCGTTTCGCCGAGGCTGCCGGAGGGGCGGGCGGGTGCCCGCCGCCGGGCGCGGACCGGTCCGCCCGGTGCGGGTGCCCCGTCGCCGGCGGGAGAATCCCGGATGTCGCCGAACGATGTACGGGCCGCGGGGCTCCGCCCCGGTCGCAGGTGCGGCCCGCGCCCCGCGTGGTACCCGGGCGGTACGCGCGCGCCCCGTCGCGCACACCGTACGAAGGGCGACCGATGCAGACCTTCCTGCCCTACGCCGACTTCCGGGCCTCGGCGCAGGCCCTGGACCGCCGCCGGCTCGGCAAGCAGCGGGTGGAGGCGCTCCAGATCCTGCGCGGCCTGACCGTCGCCGGTTACGGATGGCGCCGGCACCCGGCGGTGCGGATGTGGGCGGGGTACGAGGAGGCGCTGGTCCGCTACGGCCTGGAGGTGTGCCGGGTCTGGCGCGACCTCGGCCACCAGGACAGCTGCGCGGCCTCCCTCGTCTCCGGCTGGGCCGGACTGCGCCCGCACACCCAGGTGCGCGGCCAGGCGGTCCTGGCGGACGCCGGGGAACTGCCGCCCTGGCTGGGCGACGACGCCTTCCACCGCAGCCACAGGTCGGCACTGATCCGCAAGGACCCGGCCGCCTACACCTCGCTCTTCCCCGGGGTCCCCGACGACCTGCCATACGTCTGGCCGCCGTCGGACCGCCGCACCGACCTCCACCCCGCCTGACCGCCCCGGCGCCCGCGAAGGACCGGACCGCCCCACTGGCCCCGAAGGACCGGACCGCGCCCGGGGCCCGGCCCCCGAGCGGTTCACCCGCACCCGGCCGCAGAGGTCCTGGGAGGCCCACCTGCCGCTGTGTGTCGCCGCCTGTTGCGCGTCGCCGTCCGCCGCCCGCTGCCCGTCCGCCGCCCGCCGCCCTTCCGCTGCGCGTCGCCGTCTGCCGTCGCCCGATGGCCGGTGGCCGATCGGCGACCCGCAGGCCGGGGTCGGCCTCCGCGAAACCGCTGCGCCGTACCGGGAGGGCCGCGGCGGCGGGACGGAAGCGATCGCCACCGGCTGCGGGCCCCACCCGCCGGACGCGCCCGCCGGACGCGCCCGCCGGACGCGCCCGCCGGATGCGGGCGCCGGATGCGGGCGGCGGCGGGACGCGACCCCGGAGGACGCGCCGGCGAGTACGCGCGCCCGGCGGTCCACTGCGCGCCCCGGTGCGATGTGGCACGATCAAAGGAGTGAGCAACAGGCCTGCCGCAGCACAGAACTTGAGCGACCTCGCACGTCTGCGCCGGGTCCGCGACCGGATCGACCGGGAGTACGCGCAGCCGCTGGACGTCGAGGCGCTCGCCCGCGGCGTGAACATGTCGGCCGGGCACCTCAGCCGCCGGTTCCGGCTCGCCTACGGCGAATCGCCGTACTCCTACCTGATGACGCGGCGCATCGAGCGCGCGATGGCACTGCTGCGCCGGGGCGACCTCAGCGTCACCGAGGTCTGCTTCGCGGTCGGCTGCTCGTCGCTGGGCACCTTCAGCACCCGCTTCACCGAACTGGTCGGCATGCCGCCCAGCGTCTACCGGCGCCGGGCGGCGAGCGCGCCGGCGGGAGTGCCGTCCTGCGTGGTGAGACAGGTGACCAGACCGATCAGGAATCGAGAAGCGCCGGCCGCGAGGCCCCACTTAGCCTGAGCCCCATGGACATCACCATTCACACGAGCTTCCTCCCCCACGACGACCCGGACGCCTCCCTGGCCTTCTACCGGGACACCCTCGGCTTCGAGGTCCGCAACGACGTCGGCCAGGGCGTGATGCGCTGGATCACGGTCGGCCCTCCCGGCCAGCCCGGCACGTCCATCCTCCTGGCGCCTCCGGCCACCGACCCCGGCATCACCGACGACGAGCGCCGCACCGTCACCGAGATGATGGCCAAGGGCACCTACGGCTGGATCCTGCTGGCGACCAAGGACCTCGACGCCGCCTTCGAGAAGGTGGTGGCCGACGGGGCCGAGGTCGTCCAGGAGCCGACCGAGCAGCCGTACGGCATGCGCGACTGCGCCGTCCGCGACCCCGCGGGCAACATGGTCCGCATCCAGGAACTGCGCTGAACCGTCCGGTGACGCGGCCCCGCCCGGCCCCGCCCCGCCCCGGCCCTGCCCGGCCCCGGCCCCGGCCCGTACGGACCCCGGCCGCCGGCGCACGGCCCGGCGGCCACCGCCACCGGCTTCCCCGAGCCCACCGCCCCCGGCCGTCCGGCCACCGCCCCGGCACCCCCACCTCCACCACTGCCACCCCCGGCCCCACCCGCCCCACCGGCCCCGATCCCACGCCTGACGGGCTCCGGCCTCCGTACGCGGTCCGCCCGCGACACCGGGCACCAGCCCGCCCGCGACACCGGGTCCGGGGCCGACGAGGCCGCCCCGCCCGGACGGCGGGGACGGACGGACCCCGAGAGGGGCCGGAAGAACGCACCGGAGCCCGCCAGGTCTCACCGGAGACCGCCAGAACCGGCGGAGTCCGCCGAAGCCCGCCAGAGAACCGCCGAGAACCGCCGAGAACCGCCAGAGGGAGACACGATGAGCAGGGCCGAGAGGACGGATCCGCAGCCGTCCACGCCCCACGCCGCCGACAGCCACGACCTGATCCGCGTGCACGGCGCGCGCGAGAACAACCTCAGGGACGTCAGCGTCGAGATACCCAAGCGCCGGCTCACGGTGTTCACCGGTGTCTCCGGCTCGGGCAAGAGCTCCCTGGTGTTCGACACGATCGCCGCGGAGTCCCAGCGGCTGATCAACGAGACCTACAGCGCCTTCCTGCAGGGTTTCATGCCGGCGCTGGCACGGCCGGAGGTCGACGTCCTCGACGGGCTGACGACCGCGATCATCGTCGACCAGCAGCGGATGGGCGGCGACCCCCGGTCCACGGTCGGCACCGCCACCGAC from Streptomyces sp. MRC013 includes the following:
- a CDS encoding APC family permease — its product is MRNSSGRGFRPDVPGTFGTVVRAAAGGIPAYSPVVTAAVLVGAAGLAAPAALLYCVLPVLGIVLAYGRLERLDVNAGAAYSWVGRTLHPFLGFLCGWALVVSTTLFMVAGALPAGMLTLTLFDPELARGTWPATAAGACWLVMMLLVALVGARLTARARTIVSGVELAVLLLFVLGAVARNGTAAAFDWSWLGSGDFCGVSGVAAGALVAAFSYRSWHATGCPGEEARGVRRRSVLPVFIGAGTVFLLLEAFTLAVNVVLATEGTTARSGAGTLALLCDAVWPGVGGRLLVVAVVLSTVVTLETTLIQVTRTLFTMGRDHTVPSAFGLVHRRRNTPWVAVAAVGGVALALFAASNAFDSVGDVVSGAVGAMGLQLAFSHGLAGLAAVVAYRRVLLSSVRELLLGGVWPLAGAAFMSWVFYESLVELPAAPLAIGLGGLAAGLIPMFWYWRRGSSYYRPAKLDAVRALAAKSDTPYGDVPRRHRPAADETLATDF
- the cbiE gene encoding precorrin-6y C5,15-methyltransferase (decarboxylating) subunit CbiE, whose amino-acid sequence is MSRPSSSQDAPRPADTVTVVGIGADGWPGLPEASRAALRAADVVLGGGARQLGLLPAEVTAERVPWPSPLRPAVPALLAAHAGRAVAVLASGDPMFHGVGRALAEVLGPDRLRVLPHPSSVAYACARLGWPQEDTETVTLVGRPLDTLSAALHDGRRLLVLSAGAGTPAEVAALLRARGYGPSRLRVLEQLGHPDRERALRGTADGWPHPPGDPLNIVAVECVRAPGAPRLGAVPGLPDDAYEHDGQLTKRHVRAATLAALAPAPGELLWDVGGGSGSVGVEWMRVHRACRAIAVERDPVRAERITRNAAALGVPGLRVVTAAAPDGLTGLDAPDAVFVGGGLTTPGLLDACWSALRPGGRLVANTVTLESEALLAERYRRHGGELVRLAVAHAVPVGGFTGWRQAMPVTQWSVTKAGAEEQ
- the cobM gene encoding precorrin-4 C(11)-methyltransferase, whose product is MTVYFIGAGPGAADLITVRGARTLASCRVCLYAGSLVPEELLAECPPDARLVDTARMDLDAITAELVAAHAAGHDVARLHSGDPSVFSAVAEQMRRLDAAGVPYEVVPGVPAFAAAAAALKRELTVPTVGQTVILTRIARQATPMPEGEDLATLGRSGALLVLHLAARYVDRVVAELVPNYGEDCPAAVVAMASRPDEVVLRGTLADIAARTKAAGVTRTAVIIVGRTLAATEFRDSHLYSPERDRHSCG
- a CDS encoding peptidase, with protein sequence MKTRRTPATAVAAAVIAPVVLLAASPAYAATATPPPAPPAVSEPSGARGPSGFGKGRSVADLEKAVAEARKAYDAAMAAKAAAYEKLLVAVSDTTPEALAAAAAGKEAIAAAAAHTAAVKVLEEAEAKLAALPDTAAPEARTAAEKAVADARTAVEEAAAEKTAADGKRAEAGKALDDMRVAAFRADHLAGEAVKKAAADLATAEKALADAKKEEDDDGMCDGDDRLVAELTGLPEKVTAGSTVDLTVRVTNNTGEAVDRAYAQVTLAPGTKDLVTLFEPQYSTGASATWRDWNSWGIAVNVGGLKPGAHADLRLRLNPAATLKDWSGRVEVNGWYERGDDCGANTTLKLHSFQVVAAPVASPPPAPSPQGGTTTPVGTTTTATTPTAGTLARTGSSDALNGLAATAGAAITLGAAAVYGTRRRRSTGA
- a CDS encoding response regulator transcription factor, with the protein product MTDRTTAVTLLIVDDHPVVRDGLRGMFASDPGFDVLGEAAGGVEGVELALRLDPDVVLMDLRMPAGGGVEAIAELSRRGARSKVLVLTTYDTDSDTIPAIEAGATGYLLKDAPREDLFAAVRAAAEGRAVLSPAVASRLVSAVRRPALPADRALSAREREVLELVARGTSNREIARELFISEATVKTHLTHLYGKLGVKDRAAAVATAYDRGILG
- a CDS encoding sensor histidine kinase, producing the protein MTTTLEERWAQFFRYGPYALLGLATLLSAATADLVMTRREAYAAGVPLLASLVLQLWWTRAAPRPQGDADGVGGTGGAGRAGGSGEAGGSREVGGPREVGGPREVGGPGGACGPGGSDVPRGTGGAGRTAGAGAGAGAGAGAAGRGLPEGTAAGRVYFTLRTLLAFVLTWLNPFFAVYACLGYFEARRLLPPRAARVGLAVTAVTMAGSQSGGLPPASPMNWAAFGALFVLNAALAVVMDHLEDKEAEKAAERARTIAALESALAENAALHAQLVVQAREAGVADERRRLAAEIHDTIAQGLTGVIAQLQAVATTADPDAAREHLDRAQALARRSLGEARRSVQNLSPSALEHDTLPRALEKAVAEWADRTGADARFTVTGTEEPLHDEVAATLLRIGQEALSNAARHAGARRAGVTLSYMDDEITLDVRDDGRGFDPLAVPPRTRAGGFGLDGMRARAERIAGTVTVESEPGHGTAVSARVPLVRHD